The following are encoded together in the Cicer arietinum cultivar CDC Frontier isolate Library 1 chromosome 2, Cicar.CDCFrontier_v2.0, whole genome shotgun sequence genome:
- the LOC101510100 gene encoding protein RST1 isoform X2 — protein sequence MSPCLFLSCLWDALSIFHTRPLKTYGGCIYSGAEIFGRREIVLSLLTCLQWHSGGHEPIFELSRRLLSVQKDLGLRWEPDLSTTMVSLFTILVQSELEHEQISISKLLLLILKWKYDKDDAIGGNMSSPFEDILFLLPFVSLMSSPSKYVKALTTDLLLLLEKLLVKMLTAPMHKPIIEEGAHYLSTPGIIVLRLLRHMWYQDGESSSRIFLLNMALQGMNESEIMHDKPISWVSQLKGFCMSVVDRRKSTLPLLLHQELILTETPLLSAVLSVLLIHPSMGAAAVDSLSSIAIMDPRLGVPLLLAIMFYSNIFTRNDIICHDMLLKLFEMLPSLASHSAMIPFVVQTILPMLNRDAKVSLYATATRLLCRTWEINDRAFGSLQGVLLPKGFADFMSDRAICISLAASIRDVCHKSPDRGVDLVLSVSSCIECQDPIVKALGLQSLAHLCEADVIDFYTAWDVIAKHVRGYKDDPIIAHSICLLLRWGAMDAEAYPEASKGVLLIMWDLVTSSQGTKWEKAKISALEALIQYEVSQLEKSIPEFKKLNLELFFSETSPTVLKVMEDFHVKIITYEHINRRRLVKGKRVTGSKIEKLVDVLPQTIFSSGKISEAIELPGAALLCFSFTPKDVNEHQASKRPRYVHAGYENALKEIAASLHLSRNVLLALMALQSWKDFMRRWVKAYILSYDAKSQLSVLDKTSKAASSILKSMTAMAEEAIPRAAENIALAIGALCVVLPPSVHTVKSAASKFLLEWLLQHEHEHRQWSAAISLGLISSCLHVTDHKERYHNITGLLEVLFVSKSSLVKGACGVGLGFLCQDLLTRVETADDSTVKEETEKVPESELLGRIVGALATMIQERTQCSFDALDSLSSCFPLSSDVNATVFERSSKDSEDMEEDIWGVAGLVLGLATSISAIYRAGELGTVIKIKNLVISWLPYLNSLFQSADLQGGKSDIVLALGSCIALPTIVTFCRRMELMDDNELDHIVLGYKEIISKLISVKKSGVLHHSLLMASCIGAGTVISCVLNEGVHSIEVEQVKCLLELFKKCYSNPFPFLVHLGGMLGVVTSMGAGTAILVYLNFPHHTRQSTYKKEDSSSVMGPLLSSSFFEPYLTSLVQELFLVAQSSDNHQLQQFASWVLAFLRHHLWSKELLGVDGDSNVSETNSKPVSQNFPEDSVVLKLSLWLMEFKYTEPGSSVHACTIVAILGCLSRAPRLPSMDWGAIIRRCMRYEAKVTESLATDSVFKKGTLREECVLFAIAHANQFDLLLTFLDELSDFSRFKTLEINLQCCLLNHLADLIKVYSSSRLEKLFGDVGYHLSSFNSCEEYGTYEKCLLRLSCWKGLYECLDDVSVDTSGYISHVERCMEVLFTLLPVVKSSGSVVSGDTSSVEEWSLAVRCLGKAPQGWLLDFLKVSQEEFVQSACKSIEVQKKVHAKIKLVKIGSLPLVELGKMKSYILNSKSQGQWDVLSEVVSALYHAEISFKRQWLIDALEISCVSSFPSTALQFLGLLSATCCKYMPFIIADQQMVLSDLPVTLVSLLADRSWNVVAETVVSHLFSSTERIYDWAMHIADGSYGPSSQTIDESDNHMATFLLQVMHHTCVLLKGYLPLDKQLKLASMVLA from the exons ATGAGTCCATGCCTGTTCTTAAGCTGCTTATGGGATGCCTTAAGTATCTTCCACACGAGACCTCTGAA AACATATGGTGGATGCATATATAGTGGTGCTGAAATCTTTGGCCGGAGAGAAATTG TTCTGTCTCTGTTGACATGTCTTCAGTGGCACTCGGGTGGTCATGAGCCCATATTTGAACTCTCGAGGCGGTTGTTGTCTGTACAGAAAGATCTTGGGTTGCGATGGGAGCCTGATTTGTCAACGACTATGGTATCGTTATTTACAATCCTTGTTCAATCAGAACTTGAGCATGAACAAATTTCTATATCTAAACTCCTCCTCTTAATCCTTAAGTGGAAATACGATAAGG ATGATGCTATCGGCGGAAATATGTCCTCTCCATTTGAAGACATTTTGTTTCTACTTCCCTTTGTCAGCCTCATGTCATCTCCTTCTAAATATGTGAAAGCACTGACTACTGATTTGCTTCTTCTCTTGGAGAAGCTTCTTGTCAAGATGTTGACGGCACCAATGCATAAACCAATCATTGAGGAGGGAGCTCACTATCTTAGCACACCAGGAATTATAGTTTTGAGACTTTTGCGACATATGTGGTATCAG GATGGAGAATCTTCTTCCAGAATTTTCCTTTTGAATATGGCTTTACAGGGCATGAATGAAAGTGAAATAATGCATGATAAACCAATATCTTGGGTTTCTCAGCTAAAAGGGTTCTGTATGTCAGTTGTTGACCGACGAAAATCTACATTGCCTCTCTTGCTTCATcaagaattaattttaactG AGACACCCTTACTCAGTGCTGTTCTCAGTGTTTTATTAATACATCCATCAATGGGGGCGGCTGCTGTTGATTCTTTATCTTCCATTGCCATTATGGATCCAAGACTCGGAGTTCCTTTGTTGCTAGCAATTATGTTTTACAGCAATATATTCACTAGAAACGATATCATTTGCCATGATATGCTG CTAAAACTTTTTGAAATGCTACCATCACTTGCTTCACACTCAGCAATGATTCCATTTGTAGTTCAAACTATCTTGCCAATGCTTAACAGAGATGCAAAAGT CTCATTGTATGCTACAGCAACTCGATTGCTGTGTCGAACCTGGGAGATCAATGATAGAGCCTTTGGAAGTTTGCAA GGTGTCTTGCTCCCTAAAGGTTTCGCTGATTTCATGTCAGACAGAGCTATCTGTATCAGTTTGGCTGCTTCCATTCGAGATGTTTGCCATAAAAGCCCTGATAGGGGTGTTGATCTTGTCTTGTCCGTTTCG TCTTGCATTGAGTGCCAAGATCCTATAGTTAAAGCTCTTGGCTTGCAAAGCCTTGCCCACCTTTGTGAAGCAGATGTGATTG ATTTTTACACTGCATGGGATGTCATTGCAAAGCACGTGCGGGGTTACAAAGATGATCCTATTATTGCGCACAG CATTTGCCTTCTGCTAAGGTGGGGTGCAATGGACGCAGAAGCATATCCTGAAGCATCGAAGGGTGTGCTGCTAATTATGTGGGATTTAGTTACCTCTAGCCAGGGGACAAAGTGGGAAAAAGCAAAAATATCAGCCCTCGAGGCACTTATCCAATATGAA GTGTCGCAGCTTGAAAAAAGTATTCCAGAATTTAAGAAATTGAATTTGGAGCTTTTCTTTTCTGAGACTAGTCCCACAGTATTGAAGGTTATGGAGGATTTTCATGTCAAGATTATAACATATGAACACAT AAATCGCCGAAGGTTAGTCAAGGGGAAAAGAGTTACAGGAAGTAAAATTGAAAAGTTGGTGGATGTATTACCACAGACTATATTCTCTTCAG GGAAGATTAGTGAGGCTATAGAATTACCTGGTGCAGCtttattatgtttttctttcaCTCCTAAAGATGTGAATGAACATCAGGCATCGAAA AGGCCAAGATATGTACATGCTGGGTATGAGAATGCTCTCAAGGAAATAGCTGCTTCTCTTCACCTCTCAAGAAATGTCTTGCTTGCACTTATGGCGCTGCAATCATGGAAAGACTTCATGCGGCGTTGGGTGAAGGCTTACATTCTGTCTTATGATGCTAAGTCACAATTGAGTGTCCTAGATAAAACTTCTAAAGCTGCTAGCAGTATTTTGAAG AGTATGACAGCAATGGCGGAAGAGGCTATACCTAGAGCTGCCGAAAATATTGCACTGGCCATTGGTGCACTCTGTGTG GTTTTGCCTCCATCTGTTCACACTGTTAAATCTGCTGCTTCAAAATTTCTTTTGGAATGGTTGCTCCAACATGAACATGAACACCGTCAATGGTCTGCTGCAATTTCTCTTGGATTAATCTCAAGTTGCCTTCACGTAACTGATCATAAAGAGAGATATCATAACATCACAGGACTTCTTgag GTTCTTTTTGTTAGCAAAAGTTCCCTTGTAAAAGGAGCGTGTGGTGTTGGATTGGGGTTTTTGTGCCAAGATCTTCTTACCAGAGTTGAAACTGCTGATGACTCTACTGTCAAAGAGGAAACAGAAAAGGTTCCAGAATCCGAATTACTAGGAAGAATTGTTGGGGCCTTAGCTACAATGATACAAGAGAGAACACAATGTTCTTTCGATGCCTTGGATAGTTTAAGTTCATGCTTTCCACTTAGTTCTGATGTGAATGCTACCGTGTTTGAACGATCATCCAAGGACAGTGAAGACATGGAAGAAGATATATGGGGTGTTGCTGGACTTGTTCTTGGTTTGGCTACCTCTATCAGTGCAATATACAGAGCTGGAGAGTTAGGGACTGTAATCAAGATAAAAAACTTGGTAATATCATGGCTTCCTTACCTGAATTCACTATTTCAAAGTGCTGATTTGCAAGGAGGGAAATCTGATATTGTTTTAGCACTAGGTTCTTGTATTGCACTTCCCACAATAGTGACTTTTTGCCGGAGAATGGAATTGATGGATGATAACGAGTTGGATCATATTGTGCTTGGCTATAAGGAGATTATTTCTAAGTTAATATCTGTGAAAAAGTCTGGTGTTTTGCACCATAGTTTACTGATGGCATCATGCATTGGAGCAGGGACAGTAATTTCTTGTGTACTGAATGAAGGTGTTCACTCTATTGAGGTTGAACAAGTTAAATGTTTACTTGAACTATTCAAGAAATGTTACTCCAatccttttccttttcttgtTCATCTTGGTGGTATGCTAGGAGTAGTTACTTCTATGGGAGCTGGTACAGCAATTTTGGTCTATTTGAATTTTCCCCATCACACTAGGCAATCTACATATAAGAAGGAG GATTCTTCTTCTGTCATGGGCCCTCTCCTTTCAAGCTCTTTCTTTGAGCCATACTTGACATCATTGGTGCAAGAATTGTTTCTTGTGGCACAAAGTTCTGATAATCATCAGCTACAACAGTTTGCTTCCTGGGTACTTGCCTTCCTTCGACATCATTTATGGTCTAAGGAACTTTTGGGGGTTGATGGTGATAGTAATGTGTCTGAAACTAATTCAAAACCTGTTTCTCAAAATTTCCCTGAGGACAGTGTGGTTTTGAAGCTTAGTTTGTGGCTTATGGAATTCAAATACACCGAG CCAGGTAGCAGTGTACATGCTTGCACAATCGTTGCTATATTAGGGTGCCTTTCTAGAGCTCCCAGGTTACCGAGCATGGATTGGGGGGCAATTATTAGGCGTTGTATGAGATATGAGGCAAAGGTTACCGAATCGTTAGCAACAGATTCTGTTTTTAAGAAAGGAACTCTAAGGGAGGAATGTGTGCTGTTTGCAATAGCTCATGCAAATCAATTTGATTTGCTGCTAACTTTTCTTGATGAGCTGTCTGACTTTTCCAGGTTTAAGACACTTGAAATAAATCTTCAGTGTTGTCTGCTAAATCATCTAGCAGACCTTATAAAAGTGTACTCAAGCTCCAGGCTTGAAAAGCTATTTGGTGATGTTGGTTATCACTTGTCTTCATTTAATTCATGTGAAGAGTATGGCACCTACGAGAAATGCTTGTTGCGCCTTTCATGCTGGAAGGGTCTCTACGAGTGCCTAGATGATGTTTCTGTGGACACTTCGGGCTACATATCTCATGTTGAGAGATGCATGGAGGTTCTATTTACCTTATTACCCGTTGTGAAATCTTCTGGCAGTGTAGTGTCAGGGGACACAAGTTCTGTAGAGGAATGGTCTTTGGCTGTAAGATGCTTAGGGAAGGCTCCACAGGGTTGGCTATTGGATTTCCTGAAG GTTTCACAAGAGGAGTTTGTTCAAAGTGCATGCAAATCTATTGAAGTCCAAAAGAAGGTCCACGCTAAGATCAAGCTCGTGAAGATCGGTTCTCTTCCACTAGTTGAACTAGGAAAAATGAAATCCTACATATTGAACTCCAAATCACAAG GACAATGGGACGTTCTCTCAGAAGTTGTGTCTGCTTTATACCATGCAGAGATAAGTTTCAAAAGGCAGTGGCTTATTGACGCTCTTGAAATTAGCTGTGTATCCAGTTTTCCTTCTACG GCACTACAGTTTCTTGGTCTCCTATCCGCTACCTGCTGCAAATATATGCCCTTCATAATTGCGGACCAACAAATGGTACTCAGTGATCTACCAGTCACTCTTGTGTCTCTTCTAGCAGATAGAAGCTGGAATGTTGTTGCAGAAACTGTTGTTTCTCATCTCTTTTCATCAACGGAACGTATATATGATTGGGCCATGCACATAGCAGATGGTTCTTATGGTCCAAGTTCACAAACCATTGATGAAAGCGATAATCATATGGCTACTTTTCTACTACAAGTGATGCATCATACTTGTGTATTATTAAAAGGGTATTTGCCATTAGATAAGCAGCTTAAGCTTGCTAGCATGGTTCTTGCTTGA
- the LOC101510100 gene encoding protein RST1 isoform X1, translating into MECYDNLLQKIGTPQPALQKLAVISIFSNLRSSPNHLNQQSQRAISICLTSSSPNVVDESLRQLCRLVTDAVISVSHGLLELHSALQGSHPKFVPLFVKGLGFLVRFGFQKNNAEWDFASVYTHPFVMILSSRVEVQSELLQQVLLFMLQNKRLGMVQVCKFLTPLLHFSIIRLLASESSSSSFGLQLVSSMASFCCSFPNESMPVLKLLMGCLKYLPHETSEDYKKLLFVVEHMVDAYIVVLKSLAGEKLLITEAQLCAIEFLGTVLSLLTCLQWHSGGHEPIFELSRRLLSVQKDLGLRWEPDLSTTMVSLFTILVQSELEHEQISISKLLLLILKWKYDKDDAIGGNMSSPFEDILFLLPFVSLMSSPSKYVKALTTDLLLLLEKLLVKMLTAPMHKPIIEEGAHYLSTPGIIVLRLLRHMWYQDGESSSRIFLLNMALQGMNESEIMHDKPISWVSQLKGFCMSVVDRRKSTLPLLLHQELILTETPLLSAVLSVLLIHPSMGAAAVDSLSSIAIMDPRLGVPLLLAIMFYSNIFTRNDIICHDMLLKLFEMLPSLASHSAMIPFVVQTILPMLNRDAKVSLYATATRLLCRTWEINDRAFGSLQGVLLPKGFADFMSDRAICISLAASIRDVCHKSPDRGVDLVLSVSSCIECQDPIVKALGLQSLAHLCEADVIDFYTAWDVIAKHVRGYKDDPIIAHSICLLLRWGAMDAEAYPEASKGVLLIMWDLVTSSQGTKWEKAKISALEALIQYEVSQLEKSIPEFKKLNLELFFSETSPTVLKVMEDFHVKIITYEHINRRRLVKGKRVTGSKIEKLVDVLPQTIFSSGKISEAIELPGAALLCFSFTPKDVNEHQASKRPRYVHAGYENALKEIAASLHLSRNVLLALMALQSWKDFMRRWVKAYILSYDAKSQLSVLDKTSKAASSILKSMTAMAEEAIPRAAENIALAIGALCVVLPPSVHTVKSAASKFLLEWLLQHEHEHRQWSAAISLGLISSCLHVTDHKERYHNITGLLEVLFVSKSSLVKGACGVGLGFLCQDLLTRVETADDSTVKEETEKVPESELLGRIVGALATMIQERTQCSFDALDSLSSCFPLSSDVNATVFERSSKDSEDMEEDIWGVAGLVLGLATSISAIYRAGELGTVIKIKNLVISWLPYLNSLFQSADLQGGKSDIVLALGSCIALPTIVTFCRRMELMDDNELDHIVLGYKEIISKLISVKKSGVLHHSLLMASCIGAGTVISCVLNEGVHSIEVEQVKCLLELFKKCYSNPFPFLVHLGGMLGVVTSMGAGTAILVYLNFPHHTRQSTYKKEDSSSVMGPLLSSSFFEPYLTSLVQELFLVAQSSDNHQLQQFASWVLAFLRHHLWSKELLGVDGDSNVSETNSKPVSQNFPEDSVVLKLSLWLMEFKYTEPGSSVHACTIVAILGCLSRAPRLPSMDWGAIIRRCMRYEAKVTESLATDSVFKKGTLREECVLFAIAHANQFDLLLTFLDELSDFSRFKTLEINLQCCLLNHLADLIKVYSSSRLEKLFGDVGYHLSSFNSCEEYGTYEKCLLRLSCWKGLYECLDDVSVDTSGYISHVERCMEVLFTLLPVVKSSGSVVSGDTSSVEEWSLAVRCLGKAPQGWLLDFLKVSQEEFVQSACKSIEVQKKVHAKIKLVKIGSLPLVELGKMKSYILNSKSQGQWDVLSEVVSALYHAEISFKRQWLIDALEISCVSSFPSTALQFLGLLSATCCKYMPFIIADQQMVLSDLPVTLVSLLADRSWNVVAETVVSHLFSSTERIYDWAMHIADGSYGPSSQTIDESDNHMATFLLQVMHHTCVLLKGYLPLDKQLKLASMVLA; encoded by the exons ATGGAATGTTATGATAATCTTCTACAGAAAATTGGAACCCCACAACCAGCGCTTCAAAAACTGGCAGTGATTTcaatcttctccaaccttcGATCATCTCCTAATCATCTCAATCAACAATCCCAACGCGCCATTTCTATCTGCCTCACTTCTTCTTCACCTAACGTCGTCGATGAATCACTCCGTCAATTGTGCCGTCTTGTCACTGACGCCGTTATCTCCGTCTCTCATGGTTTATTGGAGCTTCATTCTGCACTCCAAGGATCCCACCCCAAATTTGTACCCCTTTTTGTTAAGGGTTTGGGTTTCCTTGTTCGCTTCGGTTTTCAGAAGAATAATGCTGAATGGGACTTTGCTTCCGTTTATACTCATCCTTTTGTCATG ATTTTGTCGAGCCGGGTGGAAGTTCAATCTGAACTCCTGCAGCAAGTGTTGCTGTTTATGCTACAGAATAAGCGGTTGGGAATGGTGCAAGTTTGTAAGTTTTTAACGCCCTTATTGCATTTTTCGATCATAAGATTGTTAGCTTCCGAGTCGTCCTCTTCTTCATTTGGATTGCAACTGGTATCGTCTATGGCATCATTCTGTTGCTCGTTTCCAAATGAGTCCATGCCTGTTCTTAAGCTGCTTATGGGATGCCTTAAGTATCTTCCACACGAGACCTCTGAA GACTATAAGAAATTGTTATTTGTTGTAGAACATATGGTGGATGCATATATAGTGGTGCTGAAATCTTTGGCCGGAGAGAAATTG CTGATTACTGAGGCTCAACTATGTGCTATTGAATTTCTTGGAACAGTTCTGTCTCTGTTGACATGTCTTCAGTGGCACTCGGGTGGTCATGAGCCCATATTTGAACTCTCGAGGCGGTTGTTGTCTGTACAGAAAGATCTTGGGTTGCGATGGGAGCCTGATTTGTCAACGACTATGGTATCGTTATTTACAATCCTTGTTCAATCAGAACTTGAGCATGAACAAATTTCTATATCTAAACTCCTCCTCTTAATCCTTAAGTGGAAATACGATAAGG ATGATGCTATCGGCGGAAATATGTCCTCTCCATTTGAAGACATTTTGTTTCTACTTCCCTTTGTCAGCCTCATGTCATCTCCTTCTAAATATGTGAAAGCACTGACTACTGATTTGCTTCTTCTCTTGGAGAAGCTTCTTGTCAAGATGTTGACGGCACCAATGCATAAACCAATCATTGAGGAGGGAGCTCACTATCTTAGCACACCAGGAATTATAGTTTTGAGACTTTTGCGACATATGTGGTATCAG GATGGAGAATCTTCTTCCAGAATTTTCCTTTTGAATATGGCTTTACAGGGCATGAATGAAAGTGAAATAATGCATGATAAACCAATATCTTGGGTTTCTCAGCTAAAAGGGTTCTGTATGTCAGTTGTTGACCGACGAAAATCTACATTGCCTCTCTTGCTTCATcaagaattaattttaactG AGACACCCTTACTCAGTGCTGTTCTCAGTGTTTTATTAATACATCCATCAATGGGGGCGGCTGCTGTTGATTCTTTATCTTCCATTGCCATTATGGATCCAAGACTCGGAGTTCCTTTGTTGCTAGCAATTATGTTTTACAGCAATATATTCACTAGAAACGATATCATTTGCCATGATATGCTG CTAAAACTTTTTGAAATGCTACCATCACTTGCTTCACACTCAGCAATGATTCCATTTGTAGTTCAAACTATCTTGCCAATGCTTAACAGAGATGCAAAAGT CTCATTGTATGCTACAGCAACTCGATTGCTGTGTCGAACCTGGGAGATCAATGATAGAGCCTTTGGAAGTTTGCAA GGTGTCTTGCTCCCTAAAGGTTTCGCTGATTTCATGTCAGACAGAGCTATCTGTATCAGTTTGGCTGCTTCCATTCGAGATGTTTGCCATAAAAGCCCTGATAGGGGTGTTGATCTTGTCTTGTCCGTTTCG TCTTGCATTGAGTGCCAAGATCCTATAGTTAAAGCTCTTGGCTTGCAAAGCCTTGCCCACCTTTGTGAAGCAGATGTGATTG ATTTTTACACTGCATGGGATGTCATTGCAAAGCACGTGCGGGGTTACAAAGATGATCCTATTATTGCGCACAG CATTTGCCTTCTGCTAAGGTGGGGTGCAATGGACGCAGAAGCATATCCTGAAGCATCGAAGGGTGTGCTGCTAATTATGTGGGATTTAGTTACCTCTAGCCAGGGGACAAAGTGGGAAAAAGCAAAAATATCAGCCCTCGAGGCACTTATCCAATATGAA GTGTCGCAGCTTGAAAAAAGTATTCCAGAATTTAAGAAATTGAATTTGGAGCTTTTCTTTTCTGAGACTAGTCCCACAGTATTGAAGGTTATGGAGGATTTTCATGTCAAGATTATAACATATGAACACAT AAATCGCCGAAGGTTAGTCAAGGGGAAAAGAGTTACAGGAAGTAAAATTGAAAAGTTGGTGGATGTATTACCACAGACTATATTCTCTTCAG GGAAGATTAGTGAGGCTATAGAATTACCTGGTGCAGCtttattatgtttttctttcaCTCCTAAAGATGTGAATGAACATCAGGCATCGAAA AGGCCAAGATATGTACATGCTGGGTATGAGAATGCTCTCAAGGAAATAGCTGCTTCTCTTCACCTCTCAAGAAATGTCTTGCTTGCACTTATGGCGCTGCAATCATGGAAAGACTTCATGCGGCGTTGGGTGAAGGCTTACATTCTGTCTTATGATGCTAAGTCACAATTGAGTGTCCTAGATAAAACTTCTAAAGCTGCTAGCAGTATTTTGAAG AGTATGACAGCAATGGCGGAAGAGGCTATACCTAGAGCTGCCGAAAATATTGCACTGGCCATTGGTGCACTCTGTGTG GTTTTGCCTCCATCTGTTCACACTGTTAAATCTGCTGCTTCAAAATTTCTTTTGGAATGGTTGCTCCAACATGAACATGAACACCGTCAATGGTCTGCTGCAATTTCTCTTGGATTAATCTCAAGTTGCCTTCACGTAACTGATCATAAAGAGAGATATCATAACATCACAGGACTTCTTgag GTTCTTTTTGTTAGCAAAAGTTCCCTTGTAAAAGGAGCGTGTGGTGTTGGATTGGGGTTTTTGTGCCAAGATCTTCTTACCAGAGTTGAAACTGCTGATGACTCTACTGTCAAAGAGGAAACAGAAAAGGTTCCAGAATCCGAATTACTAGGAAGAATTGTTGGGGCCTTAGCTACAATGATACAAGAGAGAACACAATGTTCTTTCGATGCCTTGGATAGTTTAAGTTCATGCTTTCCACTTAGTTCTGATGTGAATGCTACCGTGTTTGAACGATCATCCAAGGACAGTGAAGACATGGAAGAAGATATATGGGGTGTTGCTGGACTTGTTCTTGGTTTGGCTACCTCTATCAGTGCAATATACAGAGCTGGAGAGTTAGGGACTGTAATCAAGATAAAAAACTTGGTAATATCATGGCTTCCTTACCTGAATTCACTATTTCAAAGTGCTGATTTGCAAGGAGGGAAATCTGATATTGTTTTAGCACTAGGTTCTTGTATTGCACTTCCCACAATAGTGACTTTTTGCCGGAGAATGGAATTGATGGATGATAACGAGTTGGATCATATTGTGCTTGGCTATAAGGAGATTATTTCTAAGTTAATATCTGTGAAAAAGTCTGGTGTTTTGCACCATAGTTTACTGATGGCATCATGCATTGGAGCAGGGACAGTAATTTCTTGTGTACTGAATGAAGGTGTTCACTCTATTGAGGTTGAACAAGTTAAATGTTTACTTGAACTATTCAAGAAATGTTACTCCAatccttttccttttcttgtTCATCTTGGTGGTATGCTAGGAGTAGTTACTTCTATGGGAGCTGGTACAGCAATTTTGGTCTATTTGAATTTTCCCCATCACACTAGGCAATCTACATATAAGAAGGAG GATTCTTCTTCTGTCATGGGCCCTCTCCTTTCAAGCTCTTTCTTTGAGCCATACTTGACATCATTGGTGCAAGAATTGTTTCTTGTGGCACAAAGTTCTGATAATCATCAGCTACAACAGTTTGCTTCCTGGGTACTTGCCTTCCTTCGACATCATTTATGGTCTAAGGAACTTTTGGGGGTTGATGGTGATAGTAATGTGTCTGAAACTAATTCAAAACCTGTTTCTCAAAATTTCCCTGAGGACAGTGTGGTTTTGAAGCTTAGTTTGTGGCTTATGGAATTCAAATACACCGAG CCAGGTAGCAGTGTACATGCTTGCACAATCGTTGCTATATTAGGGTGCCTTTCTAGAGCTCCCAGGTTACCGAGCATGGATTGGGGGGCAATTATTAGGCGTTGTATGAGATATGAGGCAAAGGTTACCGAATCGTTAGCAACAGATTCTGTTTTTAAGAAAGGAACTCTAAGGGAGGAATGTGTGCTGTTTGCAATAGCTCATGCAAATCAATTTGATTTGCTGCTAACTTTTCTTGATGAGCTGTCTGACTTTTCCAGGTTTAAGACACTTGAAATAAATCTTCAGTGTTGTCTGCTAAATCATCTAGCAGACCTTATAAAAGTGTACTCAAGCTCCAGGCTTGAAAAGCTATTTGGTGATGTTGGTTATCACTTGTCTTCATTTAATTCATGTGAAGAGTATGGCACCTACGAGAAATGCTTGTTGCGCCTTTCATGCTGGAAGGGTCTCTACGAGTGCCTAGATGATGTTTCTGTGGACACTTCGGGCTACATATCTCATGTTGAGAGATGCATGGAGGTTCTATTTACCTTATTACCCGTTGTGAAATCTTCTGGCAGTGTAGTGTCAGGGGACACAAGTTCTGTAGAGGAATGGTCTTTGGCTGTAAGATGCTTAGGGAAGGCTCCACAGGGTTGGCTATTGGATTTCCTGAAG GTTTCACAAGAGGAGTTTGTTCAAAGTGCATGCAAATCTATTGAAGTCCAAAAGAAGGTCCACGCTAAGATCAAGCTCGTGAAGATCGGTTCTCTTCCACTAGTTGAACTAGGAAAAATGAAATCCTACATATTGAACTCCAAATCACAAG GACAATGGGACGTTCTCTCAGAAGTTGTGTCTGCTTTATACCATGCAGAGATAAGTTTCAAAAGGCAGTGGCTTATTGACGCTCTTGAAATTAGCTGTGTATCCAGTTTTCCTTCTACG GCACTACAGTTTCTTGGTCTCCTATCCGCTACCTGCTGCAAATATATGCCCTTCATAATTGCGGACCAACAAATGGTACTCAGTGATCTACCAGTCACTCTTGTGTCTCTTCTAGCAGATAGAAGCTGGAATGTTGTTGCAGAAACTGTTGTTTCTCATCTCTTTTCATCAACGGAACGTATATATGATTGGGCCATGCACATAGCAGATGGTTCTTATGGTCCAAGTTCACAAACCATTGATGAAAGCGATAATCATATGGCTACTTTTCTACTACAAGTGATGCATCATACTTGTGTATTATTAAAAGGGTATTTGCCATTAGATAAGCAGCTTAAGCTTGCTAGCATGGTTCTTGCTTGA